The stretch of DNA TGAGAAATATCACCAGCTAGGCGCACGGATCGACCAGGCACTGCGGTTCATGCGCGCGTGCGGGATGGACAACGCACCGCAGTTGCGGGAAACCAACTTTTTTACTGCCCACGAAGCGCTGCTGCTGAACTACGAACAGGCATTCGTGCGTCAGGATAGCCTCAGCGGCGGTTGGTACGACTGCTCTGCGCATATGCTGTGGATTGGCGATCGCACGCGTCAGCTGGACGGCGCCCATGTGGAATTTCTGCGTGGCGTGGGTAACCCGATCGGCGTGAAAGTTGGGCCGAGCATGGGCAGCGAGGATTTGATCCGCCTGATCGACATCCTCAATCCCGAAAACGATCCGGGTCGCTTAAACCTCATCGTCCGAATGGGCGCAGACAAGGTCGAGGAAGGGCTGCCACGTCTGATCCAGACCGTTCAGGCCGAGGGCCGGCAGGTGCTGTGGAGTTCCGACCCGATGCATGGCAACACGATGAAGGCCTCCAGCGGCTATAAAACCCGCGATTTTGCGCGGGTGCTGGCCGAGGTCCGTCGGTTCTTCGACGTGCACCGCGCCGAGGGCAGCTATCCGGGCGGCATCCATATCGAAATGACCGGACAGAACGTGACGGAGTGCATTGGTGGGTCGCGCCCGATTACAGAAGACGGCCTCTCGGACCGTTATCACACGCACTGCGATCCGCGCCTAAACGCCGATCAATCGCTGGAAATGGCGTTTATGATCGCTGAGACACTGAAGCAGGTGCGGCCGGACTGATCAGTTTTCACCGGCGCTTTGATTCAAGCGCTGGTGAATCCTCCACAATGTAGGGTGGCGCTTCAGCCCACCGCTTTTCAGGCAAAAAGATGGTGGGCTGAAGCCCACCCTACCTCGCTATCTCACGCGTACTCGCTCCCCCCGCCGAACGAACGGCACCGGCTCTGGTCCGCGTTATAGAAGCCGGGCGCGTCGCGGGCGTCCTGGTATGGCTGCTGTCGTAGCGGAGTTGCCTGTCATGACTGGCTCACCTCAAAGCAAGGGCGCAGCCCTGGCCGCTTGGATCGGACTGATTTTGGGGCCTTTGCTGTTGATCACCTGCCTGCTCACTGAGCCTCCGGGCGGGCTGTCCGGCGAAGCCTGGTTGACGGTGGGCCTGGCTGGCCTGATGGCAATCTGGTGGTCGACCGAAGCGATCCCGATACCGGCGACCTCGCTGCTGCCCATCCTGCTAATCCCACTGCTGGGTATCGACACGCTGGCCAGAGCCACTGCGCCGTACGCTAACCCGACGATTTTTCTGTTTTTCGGCGGCTTTTTGCTCGGCCTGGCCATGCAGCGCTGGAACCTGCACCGGCGGATTGCGTTGGCGACATTACTGGCGGTAGGCAATCAACCCAGTCGCCAGATTGCCGGGTTCATGATTGCGACTGCCTTCATCAGCATGTGGGTCAGCAATACCGCCACCAGCATCATGATGCTGCCCATCGGATTGTCCGTCATCGGGTTATTGGTGGCGGGCAGCGAGGAGAAGGAAGGCAGTCGGTTCGCCATCGCCCTGCTACTTGGGATCGCTTATTCAGCCAGCGTCGGTGGCATTGCGACACTGATTGGCACACCGCCCAACGCGCTGCTGGCGGCTTTCCTTCGGGAGAATTACGACGTGCAGATCGGCTTTGGCCAATGGATGCTACTCGGGCTGCCGCTGAGCATTGGCATGCTGATCTTCATCTGGTGGTGGCTGACGCGCAGTGGTTTCACGTTGGCCGGCGGCGACAGCCGTGGCCTGTTGGAAACGGAGATGGCCAACCTTGGGCCAATGTCGCGTGCTGAAAAGCTCGTCGCCATGGTGTTTTCCCTGGCAGCTGCCGCCTGGATTCTGCAACCGCTTCTGGCTGGTTACGTCGAGGGCGTGAACGACACCAGTATCGCCATCGCTGCCGCCTTGGCACTGTTTCTGATCCCGGTAAATCTACGTGAGCGGGTTTTTCTGATGGATTGGGAACAGGCGAACAAGGCCCCCTGGGGTGTGTTACTGCTGTTCGGCGGTGGCCTGTCGCTCGCCGGCGCAATCGGCGAATCGGGCCTGGCCGAATGGATCGCCGAAAGCCTGGGTATTTTCGGCGCCTTGCCGTTAGTTCTGATGATCGGCCTCGTTGCACTGGTCATCATTTTTCTTACGGAAATCACCTCCAACACAGCAACAGCCGCAGCCTTCCTGCCCCTGCTCGGCGCATTGGCGGTTGCCCAAGGCATGTCGCCTGAGATGCTGGCGATTCCTGCCGCCGTTGCGGCCAGTTGCGCCTTCATGATGCCGGTGGCGACCCCGCCCAATGCCATCGTGTTCGGCACGGGCCAGCTACCGATACAGGCCATGATCAAGGCGGGCTTCGCCTTGAATCTGTTCGGCGTCGTGCTGGTTACCTTGCTCTGCTATCTGCTGGTCGGCTGGATATGGGGCGGGTGATGCATCCCTCAACGACGAACGCTGAGTGTTGAAAGCGGCGTTGCGGCCAGACAATACGCAGGCTGAAAAACACCACTCCATAAAAGACAAAACCCCGCTATTAAGCGGGGTTCGTCGTCCAATCAGCCAGCGCCGGGCTGGACCAGCAGGGAGCCAGCTGAATCAAGCCTTGATACGGGACTTGTATTCGCCAGTACGGGTGTCGATTTCGATCGAGTCACCAATTTCGCAGAAGGCAGAAACCTGCAGCTCGGCACCGTTCTTGAGGCGGGCAGTTTTCATAACCTTGCCGGACGTGTCGCCACGTACGGACGGCTCGGTGTAAACGATCTCACGAACG from Pseudomonas sp. DNDY-54 encodes:
- a CDS encoding class II 3-deoxy-7-phosphoheptulonate synthase, which gives rise to MSQAWSPTSWRTKPIQQQPEYPDAEHLKRVEDTLASLPPLVFAGEARELRRQFGEVTQGRAFLLQGGDCAESFAEFSAPKIRDTFKVLLQMAVVMTFAAGCPVIKVGRMAGQFAKPRSSGNETINGVTLPAYRGDIVNGIGFDQKSRVPDPERLLQAYHQSTSSLNLLRAFAQGGFADLHQVHQWNLDFIANSQMAEKYHQLGARIDQALRFMRACGMDNAPQLRETNFFTAHEALLLNYEQAFVRQDSLSGGWYDCSAHMLWIGDRTRQLDGAHVEFLRGVGNPIGVKVGPSMGSEDLIRLIDILNPENDPGRLNLIVRMGADKVEEGLPRLIQTVQAEGRQVLWSSDPMHGNTMKASSGYKTRDFARVLAEVRRFFDVHRAEGSYPGGIHIEMTGQNVTECIGGSRPITEDGLSDRYHTHCDPRLNADQSLEMAFMIAETLKQVRPD
- a CDS encoding SLC13 family permease, yielding MTGSPQSKGAALAAWIGLILGPLLLITCLLTEPPGGLSGEAWLTVGLAGLMAIWWSTEAIPIPATSLLPILLIPLLGIDTLARATAPYANPTIFLFFGGFLLGLAMQRWNLHRRIALATLLAVGNQPSRQIAGFMIATAFISMWVSNTATSIMMLPIGLSVIGLLVAGSEEKEGSRFAIALLLGIAYSASVGGIATLIGTPPNALLAAFLRENYDVQIGFGQWMLLGLPLSIGMLIFIWWWLTRSGFTLAGGDSRGLLETEMANLGPMSRAEKLVAMVFSLAAAAWILQPLLAGYVEGVNDTSIAIAAALALFLIPVNLRERVFLMDWEQANKAPWGVLLLFGGGLSLAGAIGESGLAEWIAESLGIFGALPLVLMIGLVALVIIFLTEITSNTATAAAFLPLLGALAVAQGMSPEMLAIPAAVAASCAFMMPVATPPNAIVFGTGQLPIQAMIKAGFALNLFGVVLVTLLCYLLVGWIWGG